A stretch of Choristoneura fumiferana chromosome 29, NRCan_CFum_1, whole genome shotgun sequence DNA encodes these proteins:
- the NC2alpha gene encoding negative cofactor 2 alpha, whose protein sequence is MPSKKRKYNARFPAGRIKKIMQTDEEVGKVAQAVPIIISRTLELFVESLLSKAMRVTAARNAKTLSPSHVKQCILAEARFDFLRDLVQNIPDASEEKDQSAEDSPNASRLSDTPAPPRRLNREDSSSSSSSEVRPRPSRDLPARSVSLDPEIHRPRVDVPATIVSTDTVIDLSLKPPQKTIRTANFYQETLPDEVQHHSVITPNPTYASPQPSTSNYANLTPVQCRVEPVPKPERRFFVEPTPTPPLTPVTPVINIDFTKSLAMPEIKVLGATASNIVPNDMKPRFHRQVSKNKEPIKKVKPLGAVTTANAYVDLDNFNTGNLQIDEDYDT, encoded by the exons ATGCCATCGAAAAAGAGAAAATACAATGCGAGGTTTCCCGCC ggTCGAATTAAGAAGATAATGCAGACGGACGAGGAGGTCGGAAAAGTAGCCCAGGCCGTGCCAATCATAATCT CTCGGACATTGGAGCTGTTCGTGGAGTCGCTCCTCAGCAAGGCCATGCGCGTGACGGCGGCTCGCAACGCGAAGACCCTCAGCCCCTCTCACGTGAAGCAGTGCATCCTGGCGGAGGCGCGGTTCGACTTCCTCAGAGACCTG GTCCAGAACATCCCAGACGCTTCGGAGGAAAAGGACCAGAGTGCCGAGGATTCGCCTAACGCATCCAG ACTTTCCGACACGCCAGCACCCCCCCGCCGACTGAACAGAGAGGACTCCAGCAGCTCCAGCAGCTCCGAGGTCCGGCCTAGGCCCTCCCGGGACCTGCCCGCGCGCAGCGTCTCCCTGGACCCCGAAATACACAGGCCCCGGGTCGACGTCCCCGCGACCATAGTCTCCACAGACACCGTCATCGACTTGTCCCTAAAACCCCCGCAAAAAACAATCCGCACCGCCAATTTCTACCAAGAAACGCTCCCAGATGAAGTCCAGCATCACAGTGTCATAACCCCCAATCCGACCTACGCTAGTCCACAACCTTCTACGTCTAACTACGCCAATTTAACCCCCGTCCAGTGCAGAGTGGAACCAGTGCCAAAGCCAGAACGAAGGTTCTTCGTTGAACCGACGCCAACCCCACCCCTGACTCCGGTGACGCCAGTCATAAATATCGACTTTACGAAAAGCTTAGCTATGCCGGAAATTAAAGTTTTAGGCGCAACCGCTTCTAATATTGTTCCCAATGATATGAAGCCCAGGTTTCACAGGCAGGTCTCTAAGAATAAGGAACCGATAAAGAAAGTCAAGCCTTTGGGAGCGGTGACTACGGCAAATGCCTATGTGGACTTAGACAATTTTAACACTGGCAACCTACAGATCGACGAAGACTATGATACCTGA